In Nocardioides daphniae, the DNA window GGGTCGCGCCGCTCGCCGAGCGCGTCGTCCAGTGGATCTGCACGGTCTCCTTCACCGTCATCGCCTTCCTGCCGCTCGACCTGGGGCCGTCGCTGGCCTTCGGCGTGATCCCGTTCCTGGGGTGGGCGGCACTGCGGGCACCGATGCGCGAGACCCTCGTGCAGTTCCTGGTCGTCGCCACCACCAGCCACGCCATGACCATGCAGGGGCTCGGTCCGTTCGCCGTCGACCCTGACGGCACGGTGCTCGAGGCCGAGATGATCACGGTGATGTACGCGGTCTGGGTGCTGGCCTGTGGCCTCACCACCATCCCGTTCTCCCTGGCCGTCGGCGTCCAGCGGCGCGAGTCGTGGCAGTCGCGCCAGGAGCAGGCGCGGGTGCGCCAGCTGGTCCAGAGCGCGACCGGCGTGGCGATCATCGGCACCGACGCCCACGGGCACATCGACCTCTTCAACCCGGGCGCGGAGACGATCTTCGGCTACACCTCCGAGGAGGTCCTCGGTCTGATGCCGAGCGTCTTCCTCACCCACGAGGAGACCGAGCGCGTCGCGACCCTGCTCAGCACCCGGCCGACCTTCGTGGACGTGGCGTACGAGCTGGCGAGCGGTGCGGTCGAGAGCCTCGACGTCGACTTCCTCCGCAAGGACGGCTCGGTCGTCACGCTGCAGTTCTCGATGTCACGGATCTACAGCTCCGATGGCAAGGTGCTGGGCTACGTCAGCACCGGCGAGGACGTCACCAGCCGGGTCAAGCGCCAGCAGGCGCTGGAGGAGGCCCTGGCCCACGAGCGGCTGGCCGTGGAGAACCTCAAGGAGGTCGACCAGGTCAAGGACGCCCTCGTCTCAGGCGTCAGCCACGAGCTGCGCACCCCGATCACCTCGATCCTGGGCTACCTGGAGATGCTCGAGGACGGCGGCTTCGGCCCGCTCTCCGGGGCCCAGGTGCAGGCCCTCGGCCGGGTCAAGGGCAACAGCAACCGCCTGCTCTCGCTGATCGACGACCTGCTGACGCTCTCGCGCATCCAGGACGGCTACCTGGCCGTGGAGACCACCCGGCTCGACCTGCGCGACGTGGTCTCCACCGCCGGCCACGAGATGCTGCCCGCGCTGGAGGCTGCCGGGCTCGACTTCACCGTGGAGGTGCCCGAGGAGCCCGTCGCCGTGGTCGGCGACGCCGAGCGCCTCGGCCGTGTCGTGGTCAACCTGGTCGGCAACGCGGCGAAGTTCACCGACCGCTTCGGCTCGGTGACCGTGCGCCTGGAGGTCGACGGGGACGACGCGGTCGTCGCCGTCACCGACACCGGCATCGGCATCCCCGAGGAGGAGCAGGACCAGCTCTTCGACCGGTTCTTCCGAGCCACCTCCGCCCGCGAGCGCGCCATCCAGGGAAGCGGCCTCGGCCTGGCCATCGCCCGCGCCCTGGTGCAGTCGCACGGAGGTAGCATCGAGGTCGACTCCCAGGTCGACGTCGGGTCGACCTTCCGGATCCGGCTGCCGCTGGAGGGGACGTTGTCGGTCCTCGAGCAGGCAGGCGGGCCGCCGTTGGAGCAGGAGACCGCGGGCGCCGTACGCCGGCGCTGACGGCCGCACGCGAGGGCGTACGACGGGGGCACGCCGCCCGTGCCGGCCCCCGGACGCGAAGGAACCCCCGGTCTTCGACCGGGGGTTCCTTGCTGACTGGGGTGAGTGACGGGGCTCGAACCCGCGACAACCGCGACCACAACGCGGTGCTCTACCAGCTGAGCTACACCCACCATGGCGACTTGCTGGACAAGTCGTGAGGAAGCATAGAGGACTCAGGCGCCCGGTGTGGAATCGGGGGTGCTGGCACCGCCCTGCAGGCCGGTGACGGAGCCCGCGTGCCTGGCCGCGATCTCCTTGGCCGTGCTCGAGTCGGGGCCGGGCGGCGTCACGAAGACGGCCTCGCGGTAGTAGCGCAGCTCCTCGATGCTCTCCTGGATGTCGGCGAGAGCGCGGTGGTTGCCGCGCTTCTCCGGCGCCTGGAAGTAGGCGCGGGGGAACCAGCGCTTGGAGAGCTCCTTGATGGAGGAGACGTCGATGTTGCGGTAGTGCAGGAAGCCCTCGAGCCCGGCCATGTCGCGGGCCAGGAAGGCGCGGTCGGTGCCGATCGTGTTGCCGGCCAGCGGGGGACGGCTGCCCTCGGGGCAGTGCTCGCGGATGTAGGCGAGGACCTGGGCCTCGGCCTCCTCCATGGTGACGCCGCCGTCGAGCTCCTCGAGCAGGCCGGACTTCTGGTGCATGTCGCGGACGAAGTCGATCATCGTCTCGAGTGACTCCGCCGGGGGCTTGATGATGACGTCGACCCCCTCGCCGAGCACGTTGAGCTCGAAGTCGGTCACCAGGGCGGCCACCTCGATCAGGGCATCCTTCTCGAGGTCGAGGCCGGTCATCTCGCAGTCGATCCACACCAGTCGGTCATTCACGGGCCACGACCCTACTAGTGATCGCCGACATCCGAGGGGTCGTGGGCCTCGACCGTCGGCACGGGGCTGCCGCTCGCGCTGTGGGCGCTGACCTAGGGTGTGGACGTGCAGCCTCCACGCGTCTGGCAGGGAGCGTTTCCCTGGATCGGTCTCGTCGCCCGTCTGGCGACCGGCGGCGTGTGGCTCGTGGCCGGGGCGATCAAGCTGCCCGACCCCTACGAGAGCATCAGCGCCGTGCGGGCGTACGAGGTGCTCCCCGAGGCGCTCGTCCCCGCGGTCGGCTACCTGCTGCCGGTGGTGGAGGTCGCGATCGGTCTGCTGCTGATCCTGGGCCTGCTGACACGCACCAGCAGCGTGGCCTCGGCGATCCTCTTCGCCGTCTTCGTCGCCGGCATCGCGTCGGTCTGGGTCCGTGGGATCGAGATCGACTGCGGCTGCTTCGGCGGGGGAGGCGAGAAGGAGGGCGCCTCGGCGGAGTACCCGCTGGAGATCGCCCGCGACCTGGGGCTGATGCTGCTCTCGGTGTGGCTGGTGTGGCGTCCGCGTACGCGGTGGGCGCTGGACAACATGCTCTTCCGCTCGTCCGAGCGGGGACCTGAAAGGAACGACGATGGCGAAGAACCCGCCGAAGAAGAACGCGCCGGGCACCCGGTCCGATGAGCGGGCCGCGACCGCGGCCAAGCGGGAGGCGCGTCGCGAGAAGGCCGCGCGCCAGGCCGCTGCCGCACTGGCCGAGAAGAAGGCGCGCCAGCGCAAGGAGCGCCTGATGGTCGGCGGCATCGTCGCCGCCGTCGTGCTGCTCGTGGCCGGCGTCGTGACCTGGCAGGTCATGCGCAACTCCGGCCCCGTCGCCGTCCCGGACAACGCCACCGACAAGTACGGCGTCTCGATGGGTGAGGCCGACGCCGGCGCCCAGATCGAGATCTTCGCCGACTTCCTGTGCCCCGCCTGCAAGAGCTTCGAGGCCGCGGCGGAGGCGCCGCTGACGCAGCTGGCCGAGGCCGGCGCTGCCCACGTCACCTACAACCCTGTCGTCATCCTCGACCAGTTCGGCGACTACTCCGAGCGCGCCGCCAACGCCTTCGCCGTCGTGCTCGACACCGCCGGCGCCGAGGTGGCCCTGGAGTTCCAGGCCGCCCTCTTCGCCGAGCAGCCCTCGGAGTCGGGCTCCAAGCCCGACGACGACTGGCTCATCGACCTCGCCGTGGAGTCGGGCGCCAAGGAGTCCGAGATCCGCGACGACATCGAGGGCATGAAGTTCGAGCGCTGGGTCAAGGAGGCGACGCAGGAGTCGGAGCGCCGCGGCCTGCGTGGCACGCCGACCATCTTCATCAACGGCAACCAGGTGGAGCCCCAGGACGCTCTCAACCAGATCCAGCAGCTCGCCCAGGCGGCCGGACCGGCCCAGCCCGAGGGTGACGCCGGCGCGGGTGAGGGTGACGCAGGTGAGGGTGACGCGGAGAAGGACGCCAGCTGATGCACGTCGTCAAGGTGCAGCGGTGGGTCATCACCGCGCTGGTCCTCACCACCGCCCTCCACTTCGTCGCGGGCCTGCTGATCCTCGCCGTCACGCTCGACCGGGCCGACGCCTTCTGGGTGCTGACCGTCATCTCGATGATCGTCACCGCCCTGGCGATCGTCGGCGTACGCCTGCTCCACCAGGTCTCGCCGTTGACGGTGTGGCTGCTCGTGGCGGTCGTTCCACTGGCGGTCTCGCTCTACTTCCGCTGACAGACTTCCGCTGACCACGGAACCGGGTCTGGCCACCCGGTCGGCGCCTTTCGAGGGTCGCTGGCCGGGTGGCACACTCGGCGGATGAGCATCCCCGCCCGTACGCCCGGACGGCTCTCCGAGTTCGTCGCGGGCCTGCCCAAGGCCGAGCTGCACGTCCACCACGTCGGGTCTGCGTCGCAGCGGATCGTCCAGGAGTTGGCCGAGCGCCACCCCGGCACGGTGCCCAGCGACCCCGACGAGCTGCGCAAGTTCTACGAGTTCCGCGACTTCGCCCACTTCATCGAGGTCTACCTGGCCGTCGTCGACCTGCTGAAGGAGCCGGAGGACATCCGGTTGCTGACCTACGAGGTCGCACGTGACCTGGCGCGCCAGAAGGTGCGCTACGCCGAGCTGACCTGCACGCCCTACACGTCGGTGCTGCCGCACGAGGCGCGGCGAGGAATGCCGATCGAGGCCTACACCGACGCGATCGAGGAGGCTCGGGTCGCCGCCGAGCGCGACTTCGGCGTCGTCCTGCGGTGGATCTACGACATCCCGGGGGAGTCGGGCGTCCCAGCGGCCGACGAGACGCTCCTCTTCGCGCTCGAGTACCCGCCGTCGGCCCTGGTCGGCTTCGGCCTCGGCGGTCCGGAGATCGGCGTCCCGAGGCCGCAGTTCCAGCGTCACTTCGACGCCGCCCGGGCCGCCGGGCTCCGCTCCGTGCCGCACGCGGGGGAGACCACTGGCCCGGAGACGGTCTGGGACGCGATCCGGCTGCTGGGGGCGGAGCGGATTGGCCACGGCACCACGGCTGCCCAGGACCCGGTGCTGCTGGAGTACCTGGCTGAGCACCGGATCCCGCTCGAGGTCTGCCCGACCTCCAACGTGGCGACCCGAGCCGTCGACTCGCTGGACGCCCACCCGTTGCGCACCTTCCGCGACGCCGGCGTCGTGGTCTCCATCAACTCCGACGACCCGCCGATGTTCGACACCGACCTCAACACCGAGTACGAGGTGGCGGCCGACATGTTGGACCTCGACGAGCGGGGAGTCGCCGACCTCGCTGTCGCGGCGGTGGACGCGTCCTTCGCCACGGAGCACCTGAAGAGTGAGCTGCGTGCCGAGATCGACGCCTGGACCTCGGCCTTCCTCGCCGAGCGGGCAGACTGACGCCCATGGCTGGCTTCTTTGACTCGACCGATTCCGCTGCGCCCCTGATCCCGACGATGCGTGACCGCATGCTCGCCGGGCAGCCCTACGTCGCTGACAGCACGGTGCAGGAGCTGACCGACCGAGGCCAGCGGGCGGCCGTGGCGTACAACGCGGCGAGCCCGACGGACGCCGAGGCCAGGCGCGCCCTCCTGGAGGAGCTCTTCGGCCAGGTGGGGGAGGACGTCGAGGTGCGCAGCCCCGTGCACGTCGACCTCGGCACCCGCATCTCCCTCGGCGACCGCACCTTCGTGAACTTCGGGCTGGTCGCGCTTGACGTCGCCGAGATCCGGATCGGCGCCGACGTCCAGATCGGTCCGAACGTCCAGCTGCTCACCCCGCTGCACCCGCTCGACGCCGAGCAGCGCCGCCAGAAGTGGGAGGGCGGCGCGCCGATCACCATCGGCGACAACGTCTGGCTCGGTGGCGGCGTCATCGTCTGCCCGGGCGTCACGATCGGTGCGGACACCGTGGTCGGCGCGGGCTCGGTGGTCGCCAAGGACCTGCCTGCGGGCGTACTCGCCGTGGGCAACCCGGCGAAGGTGATCCGCCACCTCTGAGCCGACTCGTCTGCTGCGCCTCCGCGGCGCCCTGTTGAGCATCTCTCTACCTCCGCCGGTGGAATCTCAGGTCGCCGTTGGCGAGTGTGGCGAGGTCGTAGGCCGCGTCGTGGGCGCGGTGGTGATGCCGGCTGCACAGCAAGGCAGCGTTGTCGAGGTCGGTGGCGCCGCCGTGGGACCAGGGGACGAGGTGGTGGGCCTCGGACCAGGTGCCGGGGATCGTGCAGCCTTCGGCGCGGCAGGTGCCGTCGCGCAGGGCCAGGGCGCGGCGTTGGGCCTTGGTGAAGAGCCGGGCGGCGCGGCCGACGTCGAGGACTTCGCCGTCGGTGCCGAGGACGGCGGGGATGATCTGGGCGGTGCAGGCCAGGCGTCGGGCCTGGGCGGCGGTGATGGTGTCGAACCCGTCGCCGGGGGTGGTGTTGTCGATGGTGGCCACCCCGAGCTCCTGCTTCAACGTCTCGAAGGGGAGGGTGACCATGACGTGGGTGGCGTCGCCGCCGTGGATTGGGAGGCGCGTGGGGTCGAGGGTCTCGAGGAGCTGGGTGAACGCCTCGGCCATCTTGCGGGGCTGGGTGATCCGCTGACCGAATGCAGTTGGCTTGTCAGCGTCGGCGTCGTCGACGGTGCTGCGCACCGCGCCGTCGGCCAGTCGCGGGTTGCTGAACGCGTGAAGGTAGGTCCCGAGCCGGGCCGCGGTGGCGTCGGGCACGACTGCGGTGATCCGGGTGGTGCCGTCGCCCAGGGCGCGGATCCGTAGGCGCTGCCGCTCGCTGGCCCGTCTCTCGGCATCGGCCAGCCGGCGGGCTTCTTCCTCCTCGAACCGGTCGGGGTCGACGAGCTCGAGGATCCGGCGGCCGAGCTTGGCCAGGTCGCTGGGGTCGTGGTCGGCGGCGAGCTCGACGAGCTTGGTCTCGGCGGCCTCGATCACGTCCAACCCGACCCGGGCCGGGAGCTCCTCGACCGCGGCCGCGATCACCCGGGCCTGGGCGATGCTCACCCGTCCCTCGCGCACGCCCGCCGCCAACGTCGGCCGCTCCCGGTCCAACGCCTCGGCCAGCCGCAGGTCGGCGGCGGCGTCGCCGCGGCGTACGTGCCCGTGGTGGGCCAGCCAGGTCGCGATCGACCGGAATCCCTCACCTTCGGCGGCGTCGCCCGCGGCGGCCATCACCCGTAGCCGCAGCTCGGCAGTGCGCGACTCGACCTCCAGCAGCGACAGCAGCGCACCGGCCTTCTCATCGGCGCTCATGAACGTCGGGTTCACGTCGCACACCGACTTCAGCGACGCACTGATCGCCTCCGCGACCGCGTTCACCGGATGCACGGCACACCTCCTGGGACGACGACGCCATGCACGGCATGGCTCTGGACGGTCGTCGCTCCTGGAGGCCCGGAACCCGAGCTATCACGTCACCCTCGCAACTGGCCCCACCGTCTCCGCCGACTCGATGGCCGCGGTGTCATGAGTGAGAACCTACGGCGACTCTATCGAACACCAGTTCGAGTATGAAGTGCCAAAATGGGGGATTCGGGTCAGGCCGTGCGCGGGGCGTACATGATCACCGCGACGCCGACCAGGCAGATCAGCGCGCCCGTCACGTCGTACCGGTCGGGCTTGAAGCCGTCGACGGCCATGCCCCACAGCAGGGAGCCTGCGACGAAGACCCCGCCGTACGCCGCCAGGATGCGCCCGAAGTGGGCGTCGGGCTGGAGGGTCGCGACGAAGCCGTAGATGCCGAGCGCGATGACGCCGGCGCCGATCCACAGCCAGCCGCGGTGCTCGCGCACGCCCTGCCACACCAGCCAGGCACCGCCGATCTCGGCGAGGGCGGCCAGGGCGAAGAGGGTCATCGAGCGCACGGTGTCCACGCGGAGATTGTCGCTGACGACTGCTTCGGTGGAGGATTCCAGTCACCAGGTGACTGAAATCCTCCACTCAAGGGCGCCCCCGGCAGGATTCGAACCTGCGACCAGCGGATTAGAAGGCCGCTGCTCTATCCAGCTGAGCTACGGAGGCAACGGGACGCAGCCGGTGCGAACGTCGGGAGCTCCCGCGCGTGCGCGCTGACCCGGCCTGGTGACCCGGGGCGGAGTCTAGCGACCTCGCTGCCGCGGCTGGCCCGTCTGGTCGGGAGAGCCTCATCGATTGACGCTGTCACTGACCAAGTTTCGTGACCTCATCGGATCAAGTCGTACGTGGCGGACAAGGGTCGACACCGCTCGGCACGCGGGACAAGATGAGGAGATGCCACTCTCGGGCCGTCCAAGGACCAGGGCGGCGATCCTCGCGGTCGTCGTCGCCTCCACCCTCGCGGCCTGCGGGGTGACCCGCGGCGACGACAGCCGCGACCTGCTGATGATCATCCCCAACAGCCCGGGGGGCGGCTACGACCTCACCGGGCGCGCAGCCGTCGCGGTGATGGACGCCGAGGAGATCACCGGCGGCGACATCACGGTCGACAACGTGGTGGGCGCCGGGGGAGCGGTGGCGATGACCTCGCTCATCGGGCGGGCCGGCGACGAGCACACGCTGATGACCGTCGGCCTGGGCGTGGTGGGCTCGACCTACTCCTTCGGCAGCGAGTTCGGGGTCACCGACGCCACCCCGATCGCCCAGCTGATGAGCGAGCCGGAGGGCATCCTGGTGCCGGCCGACTCGCCCTTCGAGGACCTCGACGACCTGGTCAAGGCGTGGAAGACCGACCCGGGGGAGATCGCGATCGGTGGCGGTTCCTCGCCGGGCGGCCCGGACCACCTCTTCCCGATGCAGCTGGCCGCCACCGTGGGCATCGACGCCAACGACGTCAACTACGTGGTCTACGACGGCGGCGGTCCGCTCACCAGCGCGTTGCTCGGCAAGAAGATCGAGGTCGGCTTCTCCGGCCTGGCCGAGTTCGAGGGCTCGATCCGCAGCGGCGACCTGCGGGTGCTCGGCGTCTCGGGGGAGGAGCGCTACCCGTCGGGCCAGCTCGCCGAGGTCCCGACGCTGACCGAGCAGGGCGTCGACCTCGTCTTCCTCAACTGGCGCGGCGTCCTGGCGCCGCCGGACATCAGCGAGGCCCGCACCGAGGCTTTGATCGCCTACTTCGAGGAGATGCACGCCAGCCCCGGCTGGAAGGAGGAGGTCGAGAAGAACGGCTGGACCGACGACTTCCGCACCGGCGACGACTTCGGCACCTTCCTCACCGAGCAGGACACCCGGGTGGCTGACACCCTCGACGAGCTGGGGCTGCTGTGAGCGCGACCGACCTGCCGGGCCCCGTCCCCGGCCACACCCCCGACACCGGGCCCGTCCGGTCCCACGACAGGGCGCAGTACCTGCTGGCGCTCGTCCTCGCCGTGGTCGGCGTCTACACGGTCCTCGACGCGCGCGGCCTCAACGTCGGCTTCGGCGACCCGATCGGGCCACGGGTCTTCCCGTACGTCATCGGCACGGGCCTGGTGCTGCTCGCCGTGCTGCTCGCGATCGCGACCTCCCGCGGTGACGTGCCGCAGGCCGAGGAGGGGGAGGACGTCGACCTGACCACCCCGCCGGACTGGCTCACCGTCGCCAAGCTGGTCGCCATCTGCGTGCTCAACCTGGTGCTGGTCAACGTGCTGGGCTGGGCGATCACCGGTGCCTTCCTCTTCGCCGGCGCCGCCTGGGCCCTCGGCAGCCGCACCCTCGTACGTGACATCGCGGTCGGCGTCGTGCTCTCGGTGGGCAGCTGGTACTTCTTCTACTCCGGGCTCGGCGTGCAGCTCACGCCCGGCATCCTCGACGGGATCCTGTGATGGAGACCCTCGACCTCCTGCTCGGCGGCTTCGCCGACGCCTTCACCTGGCAGAACCTCGCCTTCGCCGCCATCGGCGTGCTGCTGGGCACCTTCGTCGGCGTCCTGCCCGGCATCGGCCCGGCGATGGCCTTGGCCCTGCTGCTCCCGGTGACCTACGGCCTCGACGTCACCCAGGCGCTGATCATGTTCGCTGGCATCTACTACGGCGGCATGTACGGCGGCTCGACCACCTCGATCCTGCTCAACACCCCCGGCGAGAGCGCCTCGGTGATGACGGCGATCGAGGGCAACAAGATGGCCAAGCGCGGCCGCGCGGCGCAGGCGCTGGCGACCGCCGCGGTGGGCTCCTTCATCGCCGGCACCATCGGCACCCTGCTGGTCGCCTTCTTCATGCCGACCCTGGCCGAGCAGGCCGTGAAGATCGGCGCACCCACCTACTTCGCGATCATGCTGCTGTCGATGGTGCTGGTCAGCAGCGTGCTGGGCGCCTCGAAGCTGCGCGGCTTCATCGGGCTCTTCATCGGCCTCACCATCGGCCTGGTGGGGCTCGACCAGTCGACCGGCCAGGCGCGGCTCACCGGCGGGTCGCTCGAGCTGGCCGACGGCATCGACATCGTCGTGGTCGCCGTGGGCGTCTTCGCCATCGGCGAGGCGCTGTGGACTGCCGCCCACCTGCGGCGGCGACCACTCGACGTACTGCCGGTGGGCCGTCCGTTCCTGGGGCGCGAGGACTGGCAGCGGTCGTGGGCCCCGTGGCTGCGTGGCACGGCGCTGGGCTTCCCGTTCGGCGCGCTGCCCGCGGGCGGCGCGGAGACGCCGACCTTCCTGTCGTACATCACTGAGCGCAAGCTCGCCGGCCGCAAGGGGCGTGGCAACGAGTTCGGCCACGGAGCCATCGAGGGCGTCGCGGGCCCGGAGGCCGCCAACAACGCGAGCGCCGCCGGGATGTTCGTGCCGCTGCTCGCCCTCGGCCTGCCGGTGACGGCCACCGCGTCGATCCTGCTCGCGGCGATGCAGAAGTACGGGATCGTGGCCGGGCCGACCCTGATGACCGACCAGTCCGACCTGATCTGGACACTGCTGGCGAGCCTGCTGATCGGCAACACCCTGCTGCTGGTGATCAACCTGCCGCTCGCCCCGGTCTGGGCCAAGCTGCTCCGGGTGCCGCGGCCGCAGCTGTACGCCGGCATCCTCTTCTTCGCCTCGCTCGGTGCCTACAGCGTCAACCGCGACCCGTTCGACCTGGCTCTGCTGCTGGTCTTCGGGGCGCTGGGATTCGCGATCCGCCGGTTCGGGATCCCCGTGCTGCCGTTGATCCTCGGCGTCATCCTCGGGCCGCTGATGGAGGTGAAGCTGCGCGAGGCGCTCGACGTCTCCGGGGTGACATCAGCGGCCTCTTCAACGAGGGGCTGGCGATCTTCGTGTACGTCCTCGTCGCCCTGGCCGTGGTGGTGCCGATCGCGCTGAGCAGGCTTCGGCCGGCGGGGCCCAGCCTCGTCGACGAGGTGTCCGACAAGCAGGAGGAGAGGCGATGACGGTCGTGGTGGGGTACATCCCCAACGAGTTCGGGGAGGTCGCGCTGGACGCCGGCGTGCAGGAAGCGTTGCGCCGGGGGTCGCGGGTGGTCGTCGTCAACGCGACGCGCGGCGACAGCTACATCGACGAGCGCTTTGTCGGCGAGTCCTCCCTGGGTGCCCTCGAGGAGCGGTTGGCGGGCCTCGGTGTCGAGTGCGAGCTCCGCCAGACCATGGGGCCGGACGTCGCCGACGAGCTGGTCGGGGTCGCTCGCGAGGTCGACGCCGACATGATCGTCCTTGGCCTGCGTCCGCGCTCGCCCGTGGGCAAGCTGCTGATGGGCAGCGTCGCGCAGCGCGTGCTGCTCGACGCGTCCTGCGCGGTGCTCACCGTGAAGCCCCCGCGCCCGACGGGGCACTGACCCTGCCGGCGACCCTGCCATCGACCCTGCCGGCGACCCTGCCATCGACCTTGCGTCCAGCGGGGAGGAACGACCCGGTGCCGAAGTCGGTCCCGAAGCCCGCCGCGAAGGCACCAGCCTCCCAGACGACCCGACCGGAGATGACGGTCGCGTGCACCGCGGCGTCGTTGCGGTTCACCATGCGGTGGATGCCGCCGAGCTCCTCCAGCGGCGCCTCGTGGTAGTCGTCGACCGATCCGTCGAGCCCGGCGGGGGCGATGACGACGACGTCGGCCCGGTCGCCGACGGCGATGCGGCCGGCTCGAGCCGGTAGAAGTCGGCCAGCTCGCCGGTGAGCTTGTGGACCGCCTTCTCCACCGACATGAAGGGGCGACCCGCAGCCTCGGCACGGTGCACCCGGTCGAGCAGGCAGACCGCGAAGTTGTAGAAGGCCATGTTGCGCAGGTGGGCCCCGGCGTCGGAGAAGCCGATCGTCACGCCGGGGGTGTTCGCCAGGCGGTTGGCGACCCCGGCCCGGGAGTTGGCGATGACCGTGGTCCACCGGAAGGCAGTGCCGTGCTCGACGACGAGGTCCAGGAAGCAGTCGACGGGGTGGACGTCCCGCTCGCGTGCCACGTCGCCGACCGTGCGCCCCACCAGTGCTTCCTCCGGGCACTCGGTGATCCGGGCGTCGTCGAAGTCGCGGTGCCACACGCGCGGGCTGAAGCGCTTTTCGAAGTCCGCGCGGAACCAGCGCCGGTAGGCCTCGTCGCGGAGCAGGTCGTTGCGGCCCATCTCCTCCTTGAGGTGCAGCGCCTCGCGCCCTGAGCCGAACTCCTCGAAGACGACCAGGTCGACCCCGTCGGCCCACACCTGGAAGGTGGTCGGCAGGTGCTGCCAGACGAACTTGCCCTTCCCGATCCGGTTCACCGCGTAGGCGATGGGGGCGAAGATCCGGTTGACCCACGGCTCGGCCACCGTGTCGGCTGCCGAGAGCAGGGAGACCGGCAGCGGCTTGCGCAAGATGCCCGTCGAGGTGGCGGCGTAGAAGGCCACGTCGACCTTGGTGTTGAGGTTCGGGACGCCCTGGAGCACCCCGTCGCGCCGCCGCAGGATCTTGCTGATCCGCCGGAACTCCTTCCAGCTGGCGTGGGTCGAGGGGAGGGTGCGGGAGCGGTAGCGGTCGCCGTCGAGCTTGTCCCACGGGTTCGTCATCGTGGAGACCCCGAGGAAGCGAGCGTCGAGCGCAGCCTC includes these proteins:
- a CDS encoding Bug family tripartite tricarboxylate transporter substrate binding protein, which gives rise to MPLSGRPRTRAAILAVVVASTLAACGVTRGDDSRDLLMIIPNSPGGGYDLTGRAAVAVMDAEEITGGDITVDNVVGAGGAVAMTSLIGRAGDEHTLMTVGLGVVGSTYSFGSEFGVTDATPIAQLMSEPEGILVPADSPFEDLDDLVKAWKTDPGEIAIGGGSSPGGPDHLFPMQLAATVGIDANDVNYVVYDGGGPLTSALLGKKIEVGFSGLAEFEGSIRSGDLRVLGVSGEERYPSGQLAEVPTLTEQGVDLVFLNWRGVLAPPDISEARTEALIAYFEEMHASPGWKEEVEKNGWTDDFRTGDDFGTFLTEQDTRVADTLDELGLL
- a CDS encoding tripartite tricarboxylate transporter TctB family protein; the protein is MSATDLPGPVPGHTPDTGPVRSHDRAQYLLALVLAVVGVYTVLDARGLNVGFGDPIGPRVFPYVIGTGLVLLAVLLAIATSRGDVPQAEEGEDVDLTTPPDWLTVAKLVAICVLNLVLVNVLGWAITGAFLFAGAAWALGSRTLVRDIAVGVVLSVGSWYFFYSGLGVQLTPGILDGIL
- a CDS encoding tripartite tricarboxylate transporter permease; its protein translation is METLDLLLGGFADAFTWQNLAFAAIGVLLGTFVGVLPGIGPAMALALLLPVTYGLDVTQALIMFAGIYYGGMYGGSTTSILLNTPGESASVMTAIEGNKMAKRGRAAQALATAAVGSFIAGTIGTLLVAFFMPTLAEQAVKIGAPTYFAIMLLSMVLVSSVLGASKLRGFIGLFIGLTIGLVGLDQSTGQARLTGGSLELADGIDIVVVAVGVFAIGEALWTAAHLRRRPLDVLPVGRPFLGREDWQRSWAPWLRGTALGFPFGALPAGGAETPTFLSYITERKLAGRKGRGNEFGHGAIEGVAGPEAANNASAAGMFVPLLALGLPVTATASILLAAMQKYGIVAGPTLMTDQSDLIWTLLASLLIGNTLLLVINLPLAPVWAKLLRVPRPQLYAGILFFASLGAYSVNRDPFDLALLLVFGALGFAIRRFGIPVLPLILGVILGPLMEVKLREALDVSGVTSAASSTRGWRSSCTSSSPWPWWCRSR
- a CDS encoding universal stress protein — encoded protein: MTVVVGYIPNEFGEVALDAGVQEALRRGSRVVVVNATRGDSYIDERFVGESSLGALEERLAGLGVECELRQTMGPDVADELVGVAREVDADMIVLGLRPRSPVGKLLMGSVAQRVLLDASCAVLTVKPPRPTGH
- a CDS encoding N-acyl-D-amino-acid deacylase family protein; this encodes MDQFDVVIRGGTYFDGTGAPGRRADVGIRDGQVSAVGADLEVGESTRVVEAEGRWVMPGFVDAHTHYDAELVVAPGLTESVRHGVTTVLVGNCSISAVYSDPLDVADLFSRVEPLPREAVLAAMRKRKTWRTPAEWARALDELSLGPHVASFLGHSDVRASVMGLGRSTDDQHKPTRQEAKEIERRVEAALDARFLGVSTMTNPWDKLDGDRYRSRTLPSTHASWKEFRRISKILRRRDGVLQGVPNLNTKVDVAFYAATSTGILRKPLPVSLLSAADTVAEPWVNRIFAPIAYAVNRIGKGKFVWQHLPTTFQVWADGVDLVVFEEFGSGREALHLKEEMGRNDLLRDEAYRRWFRADFEKRFSPRVWHRDFDDARITECPEEALVGRTVGDVARERDVHPVDCFLDLVVEHGTAFRWTTVIANSRAGVANRLANTPGVTIGFSDAGAHLRNMAFYNFAVCLLDRVHRAEAAGRPFMSVEKAVHKLTGELADFYRLEPAASPSATGPTSSSSPPPGSTDRSTTTTRRRWRSSAASTAW